CTCCCGAGGAGACATTTTTTCCCATGCCTTCTGTAATAGGTGTAAAAAAATTTCTGACTCAAGCGCGATCGCATCCATGCTTCTACTATAAGATATTTGTAGATAACGACATACCCTAATTAAAATATCCTTATATCGTAAAGAATGATACTGCCCCCGTAAAACAGTAAAACCATCTGCGGCTAAAAACCTAAATCGATTTTCAATATAATCTAAAGATGTTTGCCAATCTAGGCTCTGAACATCATGGGGTGTAGGGGTTTGCCAGTAGTCCAAAGGGTTAAAACGACGACAAAATAAAATTTGCGTAACTTGATGTATTTCTTCTTCGGAGGCTAACTCTAATACTTCCCTTAACTCATCCACGACTTTAACCTATCTCACACGCATTTAATTATCCACTTCATTATAAGCAGAAATTAGGAAATGGTTATCACTCTTAAGAATTAGGGAGCAACAATTAGAGCGAAGGGAGGATGAGGTGATAGGGGGAAGTAGGGGCGAATGGCCATTCGCCCGTACAGGAGTTAGGAGTTTTTAATTCTTAATTCTTAATTCTTAATTATCAACCATTGCCCCTTGCCCTTTCTCTTTTTGAACTTGTACAGTAGAATTTTATACTATTAAAAATAAACATTTCTATGACTACTGTAAAAGTGACTTTCTTACCTGATAATGTTACTGTTGAAGCAGAAACAGGCGAACCATTGCTCGATGTTGCAAAACGTGGAAATGTTTTTATTCCAACGGGATGTTTAATGGGATCTTGTCATGCTTGTGAAGTAGAATTAGATGATGGAACTCCTATTTGTGCTTGTATTAGTTCCGTTCCTAGTGGTATAGAAGAACTAACTATTAATCTTTATTCTGATCCTGTTTGGTAAATGAATTATAATCAGTCATCCTATAACAATTATTCCTTCGCTGTATAATCAATAACCAATGAAATATCGCAAAGATAAAAGCCTTGATTGACAAAAAATTTTCTTATATCTTACATTCTCCTCTCTCTTCATCTTCAAAATTTCTTTTACACATACCCAGTTTGATAATAGCTCTTTTTGGGGGCGTATTAATGGGGTTAACTGTTGCCCCTTTCAACTGCTATTTTCTAGCTTATGTAGCTCTTATTCCCCTTATTTTTGCCATACATAAATCATTTTTTACCGCCACTTTCGCCGGTTTTTTGTGGGGATTTGGTTATCATGGTACTGCTTTATTCTGGATTACGGGAATTCATCCCATGACTTGGATGGGTATTCCTTGGTTAT
This is a stretch of genomic DNA from Cyanobacterium aponinum PCC 10605. It encodes these proteins:
- a CDS encoding 2Fe-2S iron-sulfur cluster-binding protein, coding for MTTVKVTFLPDNVTVEAETGEPLLDVAKRGNVFIPTGCLMGSCHACEVELDDGTPICACISSVPSGIEELTINLYSDPVW